Part of the Ignavibacterium album JCM 16511 genome, TTTTCCGGTCAACAAATAATGGGAATTCTTTTGAGCATATTGGTTTGCCAATTTCGAGAGTAAAAAATATTGTATTTAGTGGTGACAGCTTAATTTTTACTTCAACTCCTTCCGGGGTTCAGAAATATAATCGGATAACAAAAAGATGGACAAACATAGGTCTTCAAAATGTTGAAGCAATTTCAATATCACCTTTTAATTATCTATATGCTGCAACTTTTGATGAGGGTTTGTTTAAATCAACTGATTTAGGAAAAAGCTGGCAACTAACAAATCTTACTGCCGATACATTAATGTCTGTTTATAATGTTTTAGTTGCAAGTGATGATACACTATTTGCTTCAACTGAATTTAAATTAAGAAAATCAACAGATGGAGGGATTTCTTGGAATATCCTTCCTATAATAACACACTTTTTTTCAAGAACTCTAATCATTAAAAATAAAAGTTTGTTTTGTACTGGTTTTAACTTTATTTCAAATAATGAGACTCTTTATAAATCAAAAAATTTGGGGAATTCATTTGATTCATTATTTTCAGGCTTCAATTTGCCCGATGAAAATAATGTTATAGCTATAACTGACAATAATTATGTTTTTATTTCCGATCCTTTTCTTAAAGGCATTTTGCGCTCTACTGATGGAGGTAATAATTTTGAACAAATTCTTTTTAATAAGTATACTTATTCTGTATTTGCTAAAGATAATGGATTAGTTGTTACAGATGGGGCAAGTTTTGGGGGCCAAACTGATAGTGTTTACATTTCAACAAACTTTGGTAATTCTTGGATAGGGATTGATAAGGAAATTGGTCTAGACAATTATTTATCAGATATTAAAGAAGATGCAAGCAATAAATTATTTTTTGGAACACGAAGAACAGGCCTGTATGAAATTGATATAATTACTTCAATGAATGAGGATGTAAATAATTTATCAAAGTCATTTCAACTTTTCCATAATTATCCCAATCCCTTCAACCCATCAACCAAAATCATCTGGCAGTCACCTGTAAGTGGAAGAACAACACTAAAAGTTTATGATGTATTGGGAAGGGAAGTAGCCACATTAGTAGATGAGTACCGAGAAGCAGGGAATTATGAAGTTGAGTTTAATGTAGGACAGACTTTTAGTCTGTCAACGCTAAGCAGCGGAGTATATTTCTACAAACTGACAATAGGTGAGTTTACAGAAGTGAAGAAGATGATATTGACAAAATAGTTTGAATGAAAAACTTTACACATTAATTGAATGACTGAGTGCCTATCTTTTGTAGGTAAAATTGAATGAATAAATGAAGAAACTTGCCATATCAAGTCGCTACAATTTATTTAAAATCCATATACGTTATTCCTGTAAACCTTGCCTCACCTTATTGAACCGCTCACCTCATTTAATCACTCACTGTTAATCTTATTTTAATTATTTTTCCAAATAATTTTTAGTGAAATTTTTAGCAATTGGAACAACTGAACGGACAGAAAAAAATATTCGGATTTGTTGACGGTATTTTGATAAGAAATATTATTCTTACTATCGTTACAATAATTATTTTTCTGGCGGGTGTTCTTGCTTATGGAATTCTGCTAAACCAAAGAGAAATTCCGCTCGAACAGGCAATGCTTGACAAGGGTTTTACTTCTCTGGATGATGTAAGTATTTTAATTGACAGAAAAAAATTTACTCTTGAGCTTTATGAAGGTAATGTGCTGATAAAGAGTTACAGAGCAAGTTTTGGCAGAAATCTTTCAGACAAAAAGAAACTAGCAACTGATGGAGCAACTCCGGTTGGTGAATATAAAGTTTGTGAGATATTTCCTCAGCATAAGTATTATAAGTTTATCAAAATCAATTACCCTAATCTTGATGATGCTTCCGAAGCTTTAAGAAAAGGAATT contains:
- a CDS encoding T9SS type A sorting domain-containing protein, which produces MKRIITLVFIICLFNDYSNSQQLVWKHTCGPMGGIVGDLAINSLGEIYAGVYPDWNVYSGLYKSTDNGNSWFKIETQFEDFEVYAIYITKEDHIWVGTNFQGRIYLSTDNGKTWENRRTGYNTGECWAFGQSKDGVMFAGDGQYGKLYRSTDYGNNWIFSANLRPLVFATDSNNIVYAGTHNGLFATTDNGLTWAQNNFLSTIPVSSILIDSANNIYCGTGYYDNGNGVFYSTDGGQNWTQLGLAGKIVLSLAFDSKGDLYAGTKEDGLYKTTDLGQTWEQYKRGLYRKQVFRLKLNKQGDIFIGSENEGVFRSTNNGNSFEHIGLPISRVKNIVFSGDSLIFTSTPSGVQKYNRITKRWTNIGLQNVEAISISPFNYLYAATFDEGLFKSTDLGKSWQLTNLTADTLMSVYNVLVASDDTLFASTEFKLRKSTDGGISWNILPIITHFFSRTLIIKNKSLFCTGFNFISNNETLYKSKNLGNSFDSLFSGFNLPDENNVIAITDNNYVFISDPFLKGILRSTDGGNNFEQILFNKYTYSVFAKDNGLVVTDGASFGGQTDSVYISTNFGNSWIGIDKEIGLDNYLSDIKEDASNKLFFGTRRTGLYEIDIITSMNEDVNNLSKSFQLFHNYPNPFNPSTKIIWQSPVSGRTTLKVYDVLGREVATLVDEYREAGNYEVEFNVGQTFSLSTLSSGVYFYKLTIGEFTEVKKMILTK
- a CDS encoding L,D-transpeptidase family protein, giving the protein MEQLNGQKKIFGFVDGILIRNIILTIVTIIIFLAGVLAYGILLNQREIPLEQAMLDKGFTSLDDVSILIDRKKFTLELYEGNVLIKSYRASFGRNLSDKKKLATDGATPVGEYKVCEIFPQHKYYKFIKINYPNLDDASEALRKGIITQREFNKLKFEFYYSDCTSEDTALGGNIGIHGIGRLNFFFKNLPFVFNWTDGSIALSNENIDELISVIKVGTKIVIR